The DNA region ATGTCAGGCCCCCGAAGAAGGCCTTGAACCAGGATCGCGATGGACACTCGTGTTCGACGATGCTTCTAATGCTCTAGGTCATCAGATAGGCACAATCACTATTTCTCCAAGTGGATCCCACCTTCCATTTACCACTAGATTATGCTTTgactgcaccaacaatatggaagaatatgaagcaTGCATCTATGGTATAAAGGCGGCCATTGACTTAAGAATCAAAATTCTTGAAGTGTACGAAGATTCCATTATGGTAATCAGTCAGGTTAAGGGTGACTCAGAGACTCGGGATATCAAATTGATTCCTTACAAAGAGCATATTAGAAAACTAATACCCTACTATAATGAAATCTCTTTTCATCATATCCCTAGGGAAAAAAATCAGTTGGCAGACACTCTAGCTATGTTGGCACCCATGTTTAAcgtcaaatggaagaatgaagcacctGCTATCTATATTGACCACCTGGATGAACCAACACATTGTCTAGAAATCGACGCATATTCTTATGATAACCCTTGGTTCTATAACATAAAGACATATATAGAGAAACAAACATATCCCGATGGTATATCCATTACCAACAAGAAAGCTATAAGAAGACTTTGCTCCAAATTTTTCTTGAATGGTATTGTGATATATAAGAGGAATTATGGTTATGTGTTGCTCAGCTGCGAGGGTGTACATGCAAAAGGACCTGCCATGGACAAGAAGATCCATcgagctggttattactggacAACAATGGAGGTCAATTGTTACAACTTCTTCATAAGATGTCACATGTGTCAGATATACGGTGACTATGCCACCAACTTTGTAGAATGTTTTAACTTCTCCATGGGCCTTCTCTATATGGGGTATTGAAATGATTGGGATGATATAACCGAAAGCTTCCAACGATCATCGATTCATTCTAGTTgttattgattaatttactaaATGGGTCGAAGTTGCTTCATATGCCAATGTCACTCTACAATTGGTTACCCGGTTCATTAAGTAAGAGATAATTTATCGCTATGATTTTCATAGCAACATCATTACTGATAATGCCAGTAATCTCAATAATAAGATCTTGAATGAGTTGTTCAAAGAATTTAAGATCAAGCACCATAACTTGTCACCATATCGGCCCAAGATGAATGACTCTGTAGAAGCCGCAAATAAcaatatcaaaaatattttccagaaaATGGTTAGAACATACAAGGATTAacatgagatgctacccttcaGTCTGCATGGTTACAGGACTTTGATTCGTACTTCCATTGGGGAAACTCCATTCTCATTAGTGTATGGGATGGAGGTTGTTTTTCCAATTGGGGTTGAGATTCCTTCACTCAGAGTTATTATGGAGGCTGACCTTGAGGAAGCCGAATGGGTTCAATCTTGATATGATCAGCTGAATCTAATTGAACAAAAGCGTTTGACGCCTATCTACCAGGATCAGTTGTACCAAAGACGTCTCAAACgagcttttgataaaaaggttcttcctcgtgtgtatcacgtagggGAACTCTTTCTCAAGATATATACTGCTATTCACTCAGATCCaagaggaaaatggactcccaactatgaaaGACCTTTTATCATTAAGAAGGCCTTCTCAGGTGGAGCCATAATCCTCACCACTATGGATGGGGAAAATTTGTCGTCGATAGTGAATTCCGACATAGTCAATAAATATTATGCATAAAAAGAGATGATGATAAAAGGCTCGCTAGATTGACTTTCATAAGGATAAACTAGGAAAAAAGgggtatcccgatggaccaaaaaatgGACAGGCCATGCAAAAGTTAGGGGtcaaataaaatatatataaagttcgctaagtcgaaaacccgaaagggatACTTAGGAAAAAACGAGCATCCCAGTGGatgaaaaaaatagaaaatgtccatgcaaaagttagggataaaggcatttgACTATGTTCCTTGAGCCTATGTCATTACAGCAAGATCTCAGACGGCCAAAGATCGATCCAATCATCATTAGTCAAAGCGAAGTATTGAGACTCAGATCTTATAGTGCATGACAACCGATGTTTTAATCAAtggaaaaatacaaaaatatttcccaTTTCCATTTCCTTTATTTTCTCAAATTTTGCAATTTCCTCTTTAAGTATTTTTGCACCCTTGTACGCATTGTATGTACAaatttttttaatcaataaaattcATTTATTTTATCAATTGCTTTTCATTTCTCTTGCATTATGTTTGCGAAATAACTAGTTTATTTTGATCACATAATTCTATAAAATTTGGGGAATAATAAAAGCTAAATTAAAAGAAAACCTTAGGCATTGCTTTAATCTCCTGAAGAATCCTATAAGATGATCGATAGTTTAAAAGTTTTTGCTTAACATCTGGGAATGTCTCGATGACTTCCCGACTAGATCATTCAACTTTGTGCTCTTCAGCAGGATCATGTGGAATCCCTAACAGTGGTAGTATTATATAGAGTTCCCATGAATAATAGTTTCTTTGGTATAGTAAGTGAAGAGTGGAAGTCTCCTCTATGCTAGAAACCATGTCTTGTAAATGACATCCATGTAGTCATATGAAACATTCATACATCACGAAAATAAAGCATGCATCACGTGCAACATGCATATCATATCCTTCATTTGCAATTAATATCCCCACAGGATATCAATAAATCCCTACAAATGAACATATAAAAGTCAAACTACCACCCCATCATACCATGTAACCGTTCTCAACAGGAAAATTTTCGAATAATTTGGTATATGATCCTCTTCCACCTCGAATTCAGGtttaagatgattaaataggggaaGTTGTCATAGCCCCaaattttccctccctttttcatCTTTTCATCTAACCCTTGACTTGAGATCCATCTGCACacattcatgtgcatcattcattcattgATACTTGATAATTGATCATTATATATTCAAAGCTCCATGGGTTGCAAAGTTAGGGTTTGTGTGTGGATCAAACCTTAAAAGTGTGACTTGGCTCTTCATCTGATCATAGGGGGagtgaaaccctaattttcctAATCTTTGAGATGTGGATTCAAGGAGACCTTATCATGGCACTCCTTAGGACATTTAAACCCTATTTCTTCATGGTGTGTCTATGGGGCCTTGTGGGTACTCTTTAGGCCTTGTCTTGGAAACCTGAACCTTAATTGAGGGCCCATACTTTGGAGATTTAATTCTGAAGCATCATGGTTGATTCCAATACCTTGATTGAAGGGTTTGCCTCACGAAACCCTAATCAGGTAAGATGTGGTCCTATTGTGCTTTGTGGCTTGACTTCTCAACTGGTGCTATTGAAAACCTTATTTCATTAGGGAGAGATGTTTACCTATCATGGCATGCATCATCCATCACCAAATTTGCATGCCTACATGGTTGAGGTTTCATCTGAGTCTTCACCCATAGTGTGTTTGCTTCTCTTGCTTGATCAAATTTCACCCAACAACCTCTTGTTCATGGTTCATTCATGTTGGTTTCTTGGTGTTGATTCCTTTCATCTTGTGCTTGTGCCCATTGGTTTGAGCCTAAGTACATGCCTTTCTATGTCATCTAGTCATCCTCATGCCTAACCCCGGTCCTTCTCTTGGTTAGCCTATTTTCATATGTTTAATGTTCATTTCATCCATTGACATGCCTTTGTTTTGGTCCAAGAATCTTGGTTTCATGGTTGTCATTGTTCATTTAAATCATTGCCATGTCCTTTGGTTCATTATTAGTGGTTTATTCATGTATATTTTCTTTAATTCTATTCAAATTATAGGTCTTGATTCCATTTATACTTGAGTTATATTCATTGCAAGCCTTGTTCAAGTTAGTTCATTTTAATCCATATTCAAACATGCTCATATAAAAGTTCATGATATTCAAATTCCATACAAGTTTCAAGTATCATGATCAAGATTCAAAAACCAACCCATATCCTTCAAATAAGAAAATTCGATTCATTACAATCCATAAAATGTACATTACATGGGAAAAATACCCAAAAATAATGTGTTGACCAtgtgttgactttggtcaaccgTTGACTTTTTGGTTAACTTTGGCCAAAGTCAACCTAGTCCTTTTTCCTCCTAAATCCCTAAATTCCCCATCCTAATTCTACTCCACTCCTTAATctttgatttttgatttttgatgTCCCTTTTGTACATATTGCTTCATAGTCCAATTTTGATATCATGCAACCTTGGTTCAACCACCACTCTCCATGAAACCATGACCTGCATGAACATGAATACAAACTTAGGAAAATAACACAAGTTTGAACCATTTGTTGCAGACCATGAAGCAACCAAGATGAATTTAAGTTGTAGAACATAACATACATGAACAATCTTGTAGAATGCGCATGCTGCAAAACACAACATGAAGCAATGTAGACATGCTACATCATGTTGCAAACCAGGAATCAGGACGATCAATACCAACAAGACCACCCTGCTACAACAGAACCATATCAGTTAGAACCATAAGCAAGTCAGTTACAacttgtagcggggtattcgttaccattagagatattgactaaatctaaggtaaaccatacaagtcgagtcgccaccgcacttctatttatccaaaggaatggttagaaagcaaacaaaaacctaaaagttttatcgaatcaaaaactagtaaaaatgtcagagatcggggtaagggggttggttatgcaatgggaaggttttaatcacccaaaacatcctaggtactcctagggagcccttttcatacttgttgtaaggttggtattttgtgaaaatttatttgtgcaaacatgattgaagagatgagaagagaatatacaagttatttacatttttgtgtttggatggataaacccattgcctacgtaccatcttaaagaagatttggatcaaaacctcgtagttcggggtaaaaatctcaaaatgagttggtgaatttatttggtccaaaagccttaaggtcttttgttatccaagggagaaaactcaacctaaaaccacaaatccaccatgtgaagatagcttcaacatgctagtgaggggttaaccctataattagcatggaagactcattgtccatcactaaggatataggtgagtattacatctacctcaaggataactcaaacctaatagctattggttatgaaaaaatgattaaggaagtggccattgaaactacaaaaggtatttgaatgagttatatttacccatgaaaagtatgtacaaaatatggtcaaagttgacttagaagttcaattcaaaataagtgttatgaaaagaaagtttgaaacTCAAAATCAgaaggcttaggtttctaatgtttgaaaagaagtgttaaatgtttgcacaaaagttttggcttgggttagagtggaaggaagaagaagaatggctaaagtcctaatcatacaagagataagggaaaggaaacaagaccacaaatggagttcctctcttaagatcatattgatgattcaagtagctcccatcctttggaatatgcaagcaaaataatagtaagctcaagcaatcaacaatcaattaAGCTCTTGGAAAGTccctcaatggctcttagatctctctctcttagaagctcatggcaatggttcctcacttaggctcaatgttggaatccctagcacaagaacacacacattaaaaagttttatcaaacaaatcaagaatgaacaagcaagagtttagaaattggtccttccAAAGTTTTCTTTAGCActtatagcattctaaaggcccaatgcctagttgctctttgactccaaatttgcataggggaagtcctaaagtctaagtccatttgtccatttgtttgcatttggtccacaacaatcaaaacaaaacacaagcacaatgatctatacacaattatgtgctcaagtgagcaaaaggcaaattgcattagcataaacatgtgctcaagtgagcaaaggggaaaagcaaatgaatattatgtacaagaatagtaaattgcataaatgtacagagcaaaaagtaaatgttaatggttaattGTTAATcttagtagttagtgtgccataaggcaaatttagctctatgttaagcaatcgtaattggacttatgtagaagtcacaactatctgaggccggtcaataataatttaggcaacaacacaagttagaggtctttATTAGTGCATCAAACTccaataacttgccatgccaagaagaagatgagaaatgatcttgtattggtttaagtcctttgcattatttagaaagcaatctatccttaatgcaaagccattcacttgatcatttgatcaagacgaattagatttgaatcaaggaagattaaacctccctaataAATGCTtaccatcaacctttaactcattgatcaaaaagaaaagaaggtGAAGAAGAAGTAGATAAAGAATAtaaatgaagaattaaagtgcattaaatgaaatggaatgtaccaatcaacaaataTTGACgaaagatagggaagatcaaggtcaaacaatagaaagcagaagcaaaatgaagattggaagtcaaggaataaacaaaatatttttggcatttttaatatttaaaataatacttgaattaaaatattaaagaaaggtcaaacttcaaactcacttcaaatcaactttgaaaagtccaagtgaattatcccaagttcaacaacgtcaaacaaagtttgacaattttttttagcatttttaaaagtcagaaactatttttaatcaattaaaaatgaataaaaataacccaattgaactaaaatctcaaataaatctcaaatcaattaataaattgatgagaatatttttcatagatctatcatcattcaaagatgttgagaaaatatttttgtattttttgaatatcaaaaactatttaaaatgaattaaaaataaccagaaaagataaaattactaaaaaatagaaaatgataaaataaaaaatattaagaaTCATTTCTAGAAACTaggaaataaaagagaaataatgcaattggtcccataatttttggaccaataataaaagagatatgaattttagaaaatgaaatggaattaaaaaatgaaatagaaattaaaatcagaattaaaataaatggaaaagcgagagcccttggatctgagctcattaattgagttggcaaATCCAAGAATCCATAAGCGCGCATCCAACATGTTCCACAGTCAATGCTACCACACgctgaattaaaataagtcataagtTTGGACAACTGAGATTAGATTTGGAAATAAACATGGACGaccacgattggatctggagaccagacggtggccagcgccaccaTCTTCTTCGGCTACCTCTGGTGGAGATCAAAAATTTTAGGTCAAAAAATATTAACTAAAATACACaatccaggcaccattcgaaaggtggagtgatgtacatcactcctatgccactcaattccattctagatccctattaagagagaaatcagagatggaactttggtggtgttcaactgaacttgcttgatttcaacaattaaaaacacaataatgatgcctctttacagaggacttcagacaacacaagatcaaggcaaatggagcaatgtatgatgagattcgaagcaaaattcagttgagcaaaacctttggatttcagtcaaagtgacctataatgtcttggaatggcTGATGACCTTGAAtgcttcaaataaaattttaatgaacatgaaatttgttcatattgtccttaagaacattttttctcttggtatcaactccatttgaccaacacataaaaagttaggtctcagtgtatttgaaaatagtcagatgaattgactgattaacttctcaagtccacaactcatatcttgatgaattgatgattgaggacactcaaataagttcaaatatgcatgagatgatgaattaaagaacttcccttgattgtatttgaccatgggttgaggttgcttcatgagcaaggcacaattgatgacCAGATGAATTAGtgtttccttgggaaacaaacctcaaaccccttgacttgctttgatcaaaatgatgaattgagatacttgggaggaatatttgatggatgagagctttgggaaccattaccatgcttgctttcatcattaaattgaccatatcaatgcacaaaggatctcctagaagctttggatcttgtgattgc from Lathyrus oleraceus cultivar Zhongwan6 chromosome 1, CAAS_Psat_ZW6_1.0, whole genome shotgun sequence includes:
- the LOC127091525 gene encoding uncharacterized protein LOC127091525, whose amino-acid sequence is MDLIKYMFEKPFVTSRIAQSQMLLTEYDIQYVTQKAIKASVLYDYLAHQPVEGYQPLRFNFLDEDILLSETMLCQAPEEGLEPGSRWTLVFDDASNALGHQIGTITISPSGSHLPFTTRLCFDCTNNMEEYEACIYGIKAAIDLRIKILEVYEDSIMVISQVKGDSETRDIKLIPYKEHIRKLIPYYNEISFHHIPREKNQLADTLAMLAPMFNVKWKNEAPAIYIDHLDEPTHCLEIDAYSYDNPWFYNIKTYIEKQTYPDGISITNKKAIRRLCSKFFLNGIVIYKRNYGYVLLSCEGVHAKGPAMDKKIHRAGYYWTTMEVNCYNFFIRCHMCQIYGDYATNFVECFNFSMGLLYMGY